In Anaerolineales bacterium, the following proteins share a genomic window:
- a CDS encoding ABC transporter permease, which yields MTVVNPTGDNELLNEAVAMRKIGRLERFLGPENYRVVLGLFKTPAAIAGTILILFFMFIALAAPVLAPPLNPNDPYKIPRDGFKSEPKPMGEVWKSKPPPLPFWWEAVTGKDGWVHIFGTAQGQYDIYYGVIWGTRTAFKTGLAVVFSTVLIGVIVGAVSAYYGGIVDNILMRIVDVLLVLPSLMATLILAAVLTPLIGRSILPVMISLIAFGWLGYSRIIRADILSVKQRDFILAARVIGVRDSRILFRHIIPNAIFPTLVLASLGIGDVTLSFAALSFLGIGVDVGYADWGQVLAFARNWITSLDTYWYIIVWPGVTLVLFVLGWNLVGDALRDVLDPRLRGRV from the coding sequence ATGACAGTTGTTAATCCTACTGGTGATAATGAACTGCTGAATGAAGCCGTCGCTATGCGTAAAATCGGGCGTTTGGAACGCTTTTTAGGTCCCGAGAATTATCGCGTCGTGCTAGGTTTGTTCAAAACTCCGGCTGCGATCGCCGGCACGATCCTGATCCTCTTCTTTATGTTCATCGCTCTGGCGGCGCCTGTGCTGGCTCCGCCTTTGAACCCCAATGACCCGTACAAGATCCCGCGCGATGGTTTTAAGTCTGAGCCGAAACCGATGGGCGAGGTATGGAAGAGCAAACCGCCTCCACTGCCTTTTTGGTGGGAGGCTGTCACCGGCAAAGATGGATGGGTGCATATCTTCGGCACTGCCCAAGGGCAGTATGACATCTATTATGGGGTTATCTGGGGCACGCGCACGGCATTTAAGACCGGTCTGGCAGTGGTCTTTTCCACAGTGCTGATCGGCGTGATCGTTGGGGCGGTGTCCGCTTATTATGGTGGAATTGTGGATAACATCCTCATGCGCATCGTGGATGTTCTGCTAGTCCTGCCCAGCCTGATGGCTACCTTGATTCTTGCCGCCGTGTTGACGCCGTTGATCGGGAGGAGTATCCTGCCGGTGATGATCTCGTTGATCGCGTTCGGCTGGCTGGGATATTCGCGTATTATCCGCGCCGATATCCTTTCAGTGAAACAACGCGACTTCATCCTTGCCGCCCGTGTGATCGGCGTGCGGGATAGCCGTATCCTTTTCCGTCATATCATTCCGAACGCGATCTTTCCGACGTTGGTGCTTGCCTCGCTCGGTATCGGCGATGTCACCCTTTCCTTTGCCGCGCTTTCCTTCCTCGGCATCGGGGTGGATGTAGGCTATGCCGACTGGGGGCAAGTGCTGGCTTTTGCCCGTAATTGGATTACCAGTCTTGATACCTATTGGTACATTATCGTTTGGCCCGGTGTGACGCTTGTCCTGTTCGTGCTCGGCTGGAATCTGGTCGGCGATGCGTTGCGCGACGTGCTTGACCCGCGCCTGCGCGGCAGAGTTTGA
- a CDS encoding ABC transporter permease, giving the protein MTTYIIRRLLLVPFLLFGVTVLIFGMLQFLSPDERVSLYIRGDPKSDAQVNAFIKKYCLDCPIHVQYKNWLFGTIDSVTGEREGGILYGNFGWSRTGSQPVAQLIQRRFPNTLDLTLWAIGPVILVGIWLGVQAAVHHNGFIDQAARVFSIIGTSFPTFVFGLLMLMLFYANLQWFPPGRLSDEFNRVVNSDQFAHYTTLLTIDALLNGRFDIFLDALRHMFLPILTLSYISWATFLRVTRASMLETLRQEYVVTARAKGLAERDVINKHARPNAMLPVVTLAGFTVVGLMGGVIITETVFNYPGIGSAAAEASAQLDVVTVLGFALFNGLILIVANLVVDILYAVVDPRVRLS; this is encoded by the coding sequence ATGACCACTTATATTATTCGTCGCTTGTTGCTTGTGCCATTCCTTCTGTTTGGAGTGACCGTTCTCATCTTTGGGATGCTGCAATTCCTGAGCCCTGACGAACGGGTTTCTCTATATATTCGCGGCGACCCCAAGTCGGACGCTCAGGTTAATGCATTTATTAAAAAATACTGTCTCGATTGTCCGATCCATGTTCAATATAAGAATTGGCTGTTTGGCACAATCGATTCAGTCACCGGCGAACGCGAAGGCGGTATCTTGTATGGGAATTTTGGCTGGTCCAGGACGGGGTCTCAGCCGGTGGCGCAGTTGATTCAACGACGCTTCCCGAATACGCTGGACCTGACCCTATGGGCGATCGGACCGGTTATTCTTGTAGGCATCTGGCTGGGAGTGCAGGCGGCAGTGCATCACAACGGCTTCATTGATCAAGCGGCGCGCGTGTTCAGCATTATTGGAACATCCTTCCCGACCTTTGTGTTTGGCTTGCTGATGTTGATGCTTTTCTATGCTAATTTACAGTGGTTCCCGCCGGGGCGCTTATCAGACGAGTTTAACCGCGTCGTCAATTCCGACCAATTCGCCCACTATACCACCCTGTTGACTATTGACGCTTTGCTCAATGGACGCTTCGATATTTTCCTAGATGCCCTGCGGCACATGTTTCTGCCGATCTTGACCCTTTCTTATATCAGTTGGGCAACCTTCTTGCGTGTGACGCGCGCCTCCATGTTGGAAACTCTGCGTCAGGAATATGTAGTCACCGCGCGCGCCAAGGGATTGGCAGAGCGGGATGTGATCAATAAACATGCAAGACCCAATGCCATGCTTCCCGTAGTGACGTTGGCAGGCTTCACAGTTGTCGGCTTGATGGGCGGGGTGATCATCACCGAAACTGTCTTTAATTACCCCGGTATCGGTTCTGCCGCGGCGGAGGCTTCGGCGCAGTTGGACGTAGTCACCGTGCTGGGCTTTGCCCTGTTCAACGGGCTCATCTTGATCGTTGCCAATCTAGTTGTGGATATTCTTTACGCAGTGGTTGACCCGCGTGTTCGTTTGTCGTAA